Below is a genomic region from Amphiura filiformis chromosome 19, Afil_fr2py, whole genome shotgun sequence.
tgatCGGAAGGACgctcctcgtattcagaatgtaattttatatgcctgatgtgctctcatgtaccaTAAAAAATACTGCTATCTGATTGCTTAATGGCTCACATAAAAAACCCTACAACTACACATAACATGGAAGAGAACTAGAAACAGGAATCGGCTTGTAAACAGCAATGGTCGTAGAAGTTTGGCAAATCAAAAATAAttcttgtataaattttattttctctCCCCAGATCATCATTAAAGGAAGATTTTTGCGGTAATGGTCAGTGTGACTTAAAATTAAATGAAACCAGTGATTCGTGTCCCATAGACTGCTGTCCTCAAGAGAATCCTACCAAATGCCAACTGTTGAATAACACGTGTACtgatcataggcgtagatcctgggggatgggggatttatcccccaatattttgccaggggatggtccatacaatcatccccccaatgttgacgcctgataatgggtttctgaccaaattaacctcatatttgcacatttatcattttatcaacttttacaccatatttcatcactttagcttaaaaatagcaaaatttttcgtgcgcttcgcgcgcatttatatcataaactaattttgTCGCCAAAGGATGCTGGATTGACtttacttcaagatttttttccaacttcatcccccccccaatgtcaaagagaaatctacgccactggtactGATCCATGCTGTGAACAGCAATCATGCTGTTACGTGAACTCAGATTCATTATTTTCAGATTTAGGTGGAATTGGGGAAACTATTATATGGATAATTGTAGGTGTAGTAGGATTTATTATACTTCTTAATATCTGTTGCTGTTGCAGTTGTGTGTGTTGTGCAAGGAGATGTTGTAAAAAATGTAAGAAAGATAAAcacggtaaacatggtaaaagtaaaGAGAAGAATACACCAGTTTAGggtaaactaaccctaaccctatacacGCTTGTTTGAACTTTctaataatgttcaattctagacaataccaacagctatcacattaatatatacgtatattttaagctatttttcaCATGTATTTTCGTTTCTTTATCATCTGATTCATCTGTTTAtgctattttgttttaatttttaaacccggaattgagggcgctatttccattattttaatttagccaaatagttAAAGCTATTTcttatatttcatgataaaaaaggGTTTTGAAAATTGCCTTGCTATTTGTTGTTCTTTTTCTGGTGTTTTAATGCCACTATACCATTGTCTacaccttgtaaagatgaaaacacgatttaagataaatagcgccatcagtgttcactaaAAATGAcatagttttacatgccatcaaacaaccgtgcatacATTTCCGAGGACCTTAAAAAAAATGACGAAATGTCCTCGGTGTGTCGATACGTTGTCATGTCAATTACTCAAAAAGTCGGTAATACCGAAAAAGTGTTAAAACGGTTAACACTGTGAGGACATAAGCTATAGAGGGGGTAGTAGTGCCGACTTGAACAGACTTGAAATTCTGAAAAGCGACGATGACGGggatattttggttgaaaatgtgGGCTTTTTTGTGACTTTCCccccatttttacccaaaaatatcaaatatgaaaGTGGCCATGGACGCTATTTGCTCTGAATAATAGAGAATAACCTTCAGAAAACCATAGGCCATTTCaacatgaaatacatattctATTCTCGGTCATGAACACTAAGTGGCTACTTTATGTGAAAGAATTTAGATTTCAATATTTCTCCGTATCAGATTACTCAGTATGACCTGGTACTTCAGGAAAATgccaagaagaccgtaagtccacttggtccctcaacatgtatacactaaagttacgtatagtttcttgggcttttataatgtttaatgcatgttccagggtaaaaacatcatgaaaggtggtgaaagatttgttttggcccctgaacatgtataaaacattaccaaactatacgaaactatacgcaactttagtgtatacatgttaagggaccaagtggacttacggtcttcttgcgctcaggtcttcaaatttaAAACACAGGCTTTTTAATATAGTAAGTCCAGTTTTGCCTATTTACATGTGTGCATCTTAAAAAGGGGAAAACTAATTAAACTTGCTGGTTCTAATATCGGTATTCATTACAAAACGATCTGTTTCTGAGGCATGAAAATATTAACTTGACTGCTGCAatgattatacatacatgtatatacttatcatattactattattttgtaaatttatattacaaataaaatttatttttgtaaagaTGTAAGTTATTTATGATGATGGAATAAACATATCACCAAGCAAGTGGCTGATAAAATTATTTGAAACTACGTTATTTTAAGTGTTTATTTTAGGTTCGAATTATTGCCATATTTGAGAATCCCGCAATCTTTCCATCCGCCCTTGATTTGTCACGCCTTTCCATGTTAACGTAGCCTATACTCTCCGCATCAATTAACATACATTGTTAATAGTCCGCTTCTTTGTTGAAGTGAAATACGTGTAAAAGATCAGATTCCCGATCAGAactgtgttttgttttgctttggtcACCTCGTGTGCTGTTACTAAAAACAAGGAAGTTTGTATAGGGTTCCCACGATACCCTAGAAAGTTCGGTTCATATACGTTTCCATTGCATCTTTACTTTCGGTACTAATGGTGAACCACgtacttattttataataaaaacgTTGTAAAATAGTAAACAAAGAAAGGAATCAGGACTCAGTATAAGGATAGTATAACAAAATACAATTGCCGGACATCACCTGCACGATAGACATATATGTTTCTTTCCCACTACAGTATAATGACATTATATAAACGGCCTTATttcttataaatttataaatagtatttcaatattaaaaacagatacgttaccatttTTGTAACGGATAACAAACTGAAAATAATTGGGTAGATGAATGTTCTCTTATGTGATGAATCAAGCAGACTTCAGGGCTATATTATACATGTGTGACATAGAATAATGGTCTTAGAGTTTAGAAAAAATCCAGGTCTATTAGTGAGAAAACCcttacgttacctaaattccacTCCCCTCGAAAGATAAGACTCCGTGATAAATCAAGGCAAATATCATACAGACtgtgattaattgattgatcaagtatgggtattaaatCGGTGACAGTTtgtacacttgcacgattaaggaAAAGGCGGGAAAAGGCTGAACAGATACGTTACGACAGatacgcccccccccccaatatgtaCAAGTTATATTGCTCAAAAAGTATTGttaaaaatcacccatgcattgctTCGTGTTCTGAACCTATTAAAGTTTTGTATGACTTTCATGAAGTTGGTATTTTGTCATTTCTGAGATCAAGCGTTGACACTTTAGCAGCAAAAGCAGCAACAGCAGACGCAACAGCAGATAGACACCAGGACAATACAAACACCCACTCCAATCAAAATATACCTCCATTGGTTACCCACTAGGAACGATAGGTTCATACAACAACTAGGTTCACTGCAACATATGTCTGCACACGTGCTATTAGTGACACTACATTCAAAGTTTACTTCCGGGCAGCAGTCTATAGCACATTCCTCTACGTTTTCTTTGTGATCGCATCGGCCGTCACCGCAGAAGCCTTCTTTAACGGCAGACCTGGTATAAGGAGAAGAAAGCGTTATAGTTCAGTTATGTTTTGGTGGGCTTTTGATTGGAGTTCTTCACGTACCAAGAATAGGGGCCAGCAGTCAGGATCAAAATCTTTTTCCCCCTGCCTTTCCTTATTTATCAAGAAGCCACCGTATCATGATTAGGTATTTACAAGTTTTCATTAAGTtcccattcaacatgttcaacatatCTAAGCACAAAACATACCTACACACCCACCACCACTAGACGATGTTTTGGATGAGAAAGCGGACATTTTGGTTAGAAACGGCCaggaaacggccaaaatggaaataatttaaattttctcattctttttgGTTTGAGCTCAGCAGCAGGGATTACTAATTCTcatcagttttaataagacaataatgattgacacacacaccacgaAGTTTTctctttccattttggccgtttctcacgaaaatgtccgttttctcattcaaaaTTTCCTTTGCAAATGCAAACTCACCCCACTCACCCCTCCACACACCCCACATTCACACCCCACTCCCCACCCGGAAACACACTCTCCCTTCCTCAGTGTCCATTTTCTTCCCTCTAAAAGACATAGAGTCTGACTTTCAATGTTCCACTTATTGTCTATGTTTAGTTCGTTAAACTTTTAGTTCgttaaataaatacacaataatacttggtcaaatctcaatgtaaaatattatttttactcatttttctcaaaaaggcactttttgagttaagacCTTCTGGTTGTCAACCCTCGATGTATGATACTGTTTTCTTACCTCTAAGTAtaacttttaaaagtttaaaatacGTTGCCATctcaattgtttttaaaattctagCAGGAGTTTTACAagagatgatcatgatgatgaatgtTTTAAACCTCAAGTTCCGCACTTCTACCGATTGAATGTAAACCTCTAAACGAAGGAAAATCTTTAACTCACCCAAGGTTTAATTCTTCTTTTTGACATGCTCCAGTATAGCAAGTAGACCACATCCAACATGTGTCCTCAGCTACGAAACCCCATCGCCTATCACAACTGCATATTATCAGAAATACAAAATGGTGATAACGGTTTATTTCCATCTGTTATGCGTCAGTATAGGGAAATcgcaagaaatatatatatagatatatatagatAATGTGTTCTAAGAACAAGGAATTAACATTTATTACCTGTGTCTGGCGTTGTTTTGTCCTTCTGTACCATTgcagttgaaaaatatttcattgagtgTGCCGAAGGCATTGACAGGATTGCAGTCTAAATTTGGAACCTTTTTCTGATATAAAAAAGCAAATAATAAATTGTGATTTGTAAAGGTCGTATagacagaagaagaagaggaggggagaaagaaaagaaggaacagaagaacaagaacaagaacaagaagaagaagaagaacaagaacaagaagaacgCGCCCTGAATCGAGACTCgacttttgaaaaatgaaatgaCTCAATTCATATTCTCAAATTTTCCCATAGAGATTATTATGACTGCTAGAAATGACttgactcgttacaactctgcTGGGTTCAGTGACCATAATTAAACCAGGGGAATTAAGCAAGGACACTGGAGTGTGTTTAAGCAATATGGCCATCTTTTCCATTGACCTACCTTCTGACCTTCTCCTCCTTGCCGAGGCTGTCCCACTTGTCTAGTTTCTTCACAACAAATATAATGGTATTGCAAGGATCTTCCAATTGAATACACTGAATTCCTACATTCTGTACTAGGCGTTGTCGGTTCTATAGGCAATTTCTGTGCCTGTCTGATAAGTCGATGCTCTCTAGCCGCTACATTTGTTGGAGAACCCACGAGTAAAAACACACTTGAAAGTAATAATGAAGACACGCCAATAGACCAACTTATAAAATCAGTTTTTAAAATCATGTTGAAGATATTATAATGATTTAAACAAATTCAAGAAATTATATATGCCACTACTTGAGTGAAGAATGAAGTTGTGTGTGTTTTAACTTCAACAGGAAGGGGCTAGGGTTTTACTTCGCTATAGAGTGCCTTAATTTGTTCAAATGCTACTGCTGTTTGCAGCATGCTACAGGAATAGTTCAGTCATCGAATTATGAACAgcgttaaaaaaaaaacctggttATCCAACGAATTTGAAACGAGCGACCTTCATATGTTTGAAATTCTACTTTCGTCTTGATAATATACTTCAAATATGTAGAAGAATTTGTAATCAAGGTATTCAAAAAATGAGTATGGTTTTACTTCAGTGTAACAGTAGGACTATAGTACAATTTTACTTTGACAAGACGTTGGAAAAAGAGTTTTGAATGCATCATTTGTTATTGCAATACTTTAGTTTGTTCTGGTAACTTTCGACTTGCTGCAATTATGTTATTAGGAGGGAAGGGGTGAATTAGAGTCAATTTGACAGTAGTATTTCCTTCATATCATATCATTAAGCAGCTGTATGATGAGTGTGCATCCTCACAGGTccctgacagtaaatttcgctgatgCCTGCCGTCTTTCCCCAACTCGATGCAACAagcgattcccgctgttgttttggttccacaCCGCGTCAGCACCCCCGGTACTAGCATGGAGGCTGGCGACCGTCAATCGACGGTCGCCAACACCCCCGAACGCGCCCAGCACCATGACTACGCGATCAGCATCGCGTACACTACGCGTGTCCGGCTGTCAATCATCCGGGGTcgatcacctcgagcttgacaacgatatctgaatagactattgccaagtcttacgtgtTGGGAGTGTAAATTTAGGTTAATTCTCATGATTGAAAGAATATTTTGTTGTATTCTTGGCCGGGATCGCGagattgttggtcgatttgacGTATTTAAtaaactagcggtcacccgtctttcgcggttcgtaaataaatacaattttacaaaatgcATCACCGCCctccaagttttaattttactgcgAAAAATGTTATCAACTTCCTATTACCGATTGATCAGccgttttatttcattcatttcattttaatcaacttcttctttgttgCCCCCCCTGTGTTGTCCCCTATCCTCCTGTTCTTTCCACTGTTCCCCCCTTAGTTCACATCCCTCTTCTCCGCTCTGCCTCTTATCTGTCCCTAGTAGCATggccaacccatggcacccatgcactctcctcactcattttgattttcccgtgtttattgCTTCAGAGgcagcgtgttgatacgcgatgtcgtgagatgacgcgaactaaatgatacgcgttttttttttgtttgacgcggcgTGTTGATACGCGAAAACGCaagattttttgtttatttgacgcgatgtagttgttaggcggacatagtaactgatgctccctattttgaggtccctgggtatttttttaaggtgtttttgctcatttttagactttaatcactgagattgaaaaaaatgaggtgaatatgcagcgtaactcggtgaatgattaggtttgcaaaagtgaaatgtgcagttgcatcaccaccgttcgagtttttatcacgaaaagttttgcaactcggtaatttgtaTATAGATGATGGgctaaattaaaagggcatttcgtgatccacagcctcatcccccacttttctcaaaaaaagttgagatttttatatcactggaaacctctggctacataatgtttatgtacaaaatatttcttgcagattaattcgtttagcaaagatatcgtgaaatttgaattacaacgcattgtctatggagcagtgtaatacacataatcatgcataactcgcgaacgcaaattcggaatcaactgaaattttgggaatatgtttttttcgtggatatctaatgaaaaatgacataaatagaggatgctaggatcacgaaatactcctttaaattagctgttcaacatttgtaaaaaaatacCGTATAGACAGGCTTGGaaagtctaaccgtggatgcagcaagATACAATTTTACGGGAAATTTTCTTGCTCGAACGCGGAGCACGGACGCGATACAGCgggtagaaatcgcggtagtaTTCCAGGATACGCAATGGCAGGATAATGGTGGCTTATGTACCTATTATATTATTTGACTAGCTGTCATATCCCAACTTACCTTATCCCTAGTATCCTGAGACATTATTGCATGATCTACCACGGTAATGCGTCATAGTAAATGAATTATTACGTT
It encodes:
- the LOC140140799 gene encoding uncharacterized protein isoform X2 codes for the protein MILKTDFISWSIGVSSLLLSSVFLLVGSPTNVAAREHRLIRQAQKLPIEPTTPSTECRNSVYSIGRSLQYHYICCEETRQVGQPRQGGEGQKVPNLDCNPVNAFGTLNEIFFNCNGTEGQNNARHSCDRRWGFVAEDTCWMWSTCYTGACQKEELNLGSAVKEGFCGDGRCDHKENVEECAIDCCPEVNFECSVTNSTCADICCSEPSCCMNLSFLVGNQWRYILIGVGVCIVLVSICCCVCCCCFCC
- the LOC140140799 gene encoding uncharacterized protein isoform X1, yielding MILKTDFISWSIGVSSLLLSSVFLLVGSPTNVAAREHRLIRQAQKLPIEPTTPSTECRNSVYSIGRSLQYHYICCEETRQVGQPRQGGEGQKKKVPNLDCNPVNAFGTLNEIFFNCNGTEGQNNARHSCDRRWGFVAEDTCWMWSTCYTGACQKEELNLGSAVKEGFCGDGRCDHKENVEECAIDCCPEVNFECSVTNSTCADICCSEPSCCMNLSFLVGNQWRYILIGVGVCIVLVSICCCVCCCCFCC